A portion of the Burkholderia sp. GAS332 genome contains these proteins:
- a CDS encoding carbohydrate ABC transporter ATP-binding protein, CUT1 family encodes MAAVQLSGIFKRYGDTQVVHGIDLHIDDGEFVVLVGPSGCGKSTLMRMVAGLEEISGGDLMIGGTRANTLAPQQRNISMVFQSYALYPHLSVYENIAFGPRIRKESSESFKPRIEAAAKMLNLSGYLDRLPRALSGGQRQRVAMGRAVVREPSLFLFDEPLSNLDAKLRVQMRTEIKALHQRLKNTVIYVTHDQIEAMTMADRIVVMNAGRIEQVGRPLDLYDHPANLFVASFLGSPSMNFAAGVLVNRAQGQGLALKLDDGGEIVLEGTPASAVVGAKVTLGVRPEHIETMAPTPDVTMEVEVVEPTGAETHLYGKIGGSTWCVTTRQRSKIEPGQRVTLRLPAEHIHLFDTESGRRLV; translated from the coding sequence ATGGCAGCAGTGCAACTGAGCGGCATCTTCAAACGCTATGGCGACACGCAAGTGGTGCACGGCATCGATCTCCACATCGACGACGGCGAGTTCGTCGTGCTGGTCGGCCCGTCGGGTTGCGGCAAGAGCACGCTGATGCGCATGGTGGCGGGTCTTGAAGAAATCAGCGGCGGCGATCTGATGATAGGCGGCACGCGCGCGAATACGCTGGCGCCGCAGCAGCGCAATATCTCGATGGTGTTCCAGAGCTACGCGCTCTATCCGCATCTGTCGGTCTACGAGAACATCGCGTTCGGACCGCGGATTCGCAAGGAATCGTCGGAGAGTTTCAAGCCGCGAATCGAAGCCGCCGCGAAGATGCTGAACCTCAGCGGCTATCTGGATCGCTTGCCGCGCGCGTTGTCGGGTGGTCAACGCCAGCGGGTGGCGATGGGCCGCGCGGTGGTGCGCGAACCGTCGTTGTTTCTGTTCGACGAACCGCTGTCCAATCTCGACGCCAAATTGCGCGTGCAGATGCGCACCGAAATCAAGGCACTGCATCAGCGTCTGAAGAATACGGTGATCTACGTCACGCACGATCAGATCGAAGCGATGACGATGGCGGACCGCATCGTCGTGATGAACGCAGGGCGGATCGAGCAGGTCGGCCGTCCGCTCGATCTGTACGACCATCCGGCCAATCTGTTCGTCGCCAGCTTCCTGGGTTCGCCGTCGATGAATTTTGCGGCAGGCGTGTTGGTCAATCGGGCGCAAGGGCAGGGCCTCGCGTTGAAACTCGATGACGGTGGCGAGATCGTGCTGGAAGGCACGCCGGCGTCGGCGGTGGTCGGCGCCAAGGTCACGCTTGGGGTGCGCCCGGAGCACATCGAGACCATGGCGCCCACGCCGGACGTCACCATGGAAGTCGAAGTGGTCGAGCCGACTGGCGCTGAGACCCACTTGTACGGGAAAATAGGCGGCAGCACGTGGTGCGTGACGACTCGCCAGCGCTCGAAGATCGAGCCCGGTCAGCGCGTCACGCTGCGCCTGCCGGCCGAGCATATTCATCTGTTCGATACGGAGAGTGGACGCAGGCTCGTCTGA
- a CDS encoding transcriptional regulator, RpiR family, producing MSAPNLIPHIRGALASLRPAERKVAEMVLSDVDFAMRASITELAQRAEVSEPSVTRFCRAIGAHGLRDFKMQLAQSVAGGVPYASTAVARDDDVQTLMGKVGEAAVEGITHACGALDPAVFESAIAALSSAGRVFFFGVGSGSGLVAQDAALRFLRLDIAATAFTDGHLQRLYAGLMEPGDVAFAISHSGRSVEVNESIQIAKERGATTIALTNVGSRLAWLVDIPLLLRVPSPIDPNTPGVSRLVHLCIMDALAIGVALKAGPKTLEKMRHAKARLSSHEPEAAGD from the coding sequence GTGTCCGCACCGAACTTGATTCCCCACATCCGCGGCGCGCTGGCTAGTCTGCGGCCCGCCGAGCGCAAAGTTGCCGAGATGGTGCTGAGCGACGTCGACTTTGCGATGCGCGCGAGCATCACCGAACTCGCGCAGCGCGCGGAGGTGTCCGAGCCTTCCGTCACGCGCTTTTGCCGCGCGATCGGTGCGCATGGTCTGCGCGACTTCAAAATGCAACTGGCGCAGAGCGTGGCGGGCGGGGTGCCGTATGCGTCGACGGCGGTGGCGCGTGATGATGACGTGCAGACGTTGATGGGCAAGGTGGGTGAGGCTGCTGTCGAGGGGATCACGCATGCGTGTGGTGCGTTGGATCCGGCCGTGTTTGAGAGCGCGATTGCGGCCTTGTCGAGCGCGGGGCGGGTTTTCTTCTTTGGCGTGGGCTCGGGGTCGGGACTCGTTGCGCAAGATGCGGCTTTGAGGTTTTTGCGGCTGGATATCGCGGCTACGGCGTTTACCGATGGTCATTTGCAACGGCTTTACGCTGGGCTGATGGAGCCGGGTGATGTGGCGTTTGCGATTTCACACTCGGGACGCAGCGTCGAAGTGAATGAAAGCATTCAGATCGCCAAGGAGCGTGGTGCTACTACGATTGCGCTGACTAATGTCGGCTCGCGGCTGGCGTGGTTGGTCGATATTCCACTGCTGCTGCGTGTGCCGAGTCCAATTGATCCGAATACGCCAGGCGTGTCGCGGCTCGTGCACCTGTGCATCATGGATGCGCTGGCGATCGGCGTCGCGTTGAAGGCGGGTCCGAAGACGCTTGAAAAGATGCGGCACGCGAAAGCGCGGTTGTCGTCGCATGAGCCGGAGGCGGCGGGGGATTGA